The following proteins come from a genomic window of Gimesia chilikensis:
- a CDS encoding DUF1501 domain-containing protein: MSVQYNPVTRRQLLRSSACGFGALALNGMLSQARGNTPSPITGNPLAPRQPMFAARAKRIIFIFMQGGPSQVDTFDYKPLLEEKNGEKMEFKNSRSIAKTGTYGKEQIMQSPWKFRQYGESGHWVSDLFPEIGRHVDDLCFIHSMHTNGVAHGPSTLFLHTGTTNLIMPSIGSWITYGLGTENENIPGFITISPSYGNGGPRNYSNAFLPSHYQGTALGRAGQPASEARFNNITNGQVPLRKQRQQLALLQSLNRDQLQSYREDDELAAVVNSFELAFRMQQHAPGLTDLSEESPATLKMYGIGDEATDDFGRQCLLARRMAEAGTRYIQVNYSDNANTPRWDQHSKIQKHEIHARATDKPVAGLIADMKQRGLLEDTLIWWGGEFGRNPFKQGADGRDHNPKGFTHFLCGGGVKPGFSFGATDEFGHEAVENKVHMHDMHATLLHLLGIDHEKLTYRHAGRDFRLTDVEGRIVHDLFA; this comes from the coding sequence ATGTCAGTTCAATATAACCCTGTGACACGACGTCAACTGCTGCGTTCTTCCGCCTGCGGGTTCGGAGCGCTGGCCCTGAACGGAATGCTTTCCCAGGCACGGGGGAATACGCCCAGTCCCATTACCGGTAATCCACTGGCACCCCGGCAGCCGATGTTCGCGGCCCGGGCCAAGCGGATCATCTTTATCTTCATGCAGGGGGGGCCGAGCCAGGTCGACACCTTCGATTACAAACCGCTGCTCGAAGAGAAGAACGGCGAGAAAATGGAATTCAAGAATTCCCGCAGCATCGCCAAGACAGGAACCTACGGCAAAGAGCAGATCATGCAGTCCCCCTGGAAATTCCGTCAGTACGGGGAGAGCGGGCACTGGGTATCCGACCTGTTTCCGGAAATCGGACGTCATGTGGATGACCTCTGCTTCATTCACAGTATGCACACCAATGGTGTCGCCCATGGTCCGAGTACGCTGTTTCTGCACACCGGGACTACGAATCTGATCATGCCTTCGATTGGCTCCTGGATTACTTATGGCCTGGGAACAGAAAACGAAAACATTCCCGGTTTCATTACAATCTCTCCCTCTTATGGGAACGGTGGACCGCGCAATTACTCCAATGCTTTTCTGCCTTCGCATTACCAGGGAACGGCACTGGGGAGAGCAGGGCAGCCCGCCAGTGAGGCCCGCTTTAACAATATCACCAATGGTCAGGTTCCCCTGAGGAAGCAGCGTCAGCAACTGGCATTACTGCAGTCTCTGAACCGCGACCAGCTACAGTCCTATCGGGAAGATGATGAACTGGCGGCGGTTGTGAACTCATTCGAACTCGCGTTCCGCATGCAGCAACATGCTCCGGGACTGACCGATCTGTCTGAGGAATCTCCGGCGACGCTCAAAATGTACGGCATTGGTGATGAAGCGACCGACGACTTTGGACGTCAGTGCCTGCTGGCACGTCGAATGGCTGAGGCGGGGACCCGCTATATTCAGGTCAACTATTCCGACAATGCGAATACACCCCGCTGGGACCAGCACAGCAAAATTCAGAAGCACGAGATCCACGCCCGGGCAACCGACAAGCCGGTCGCGGGGTTGATCGCTGATATGAAACAGCGCGGGCTACTGGAAGACACTCTGATCTGGTGGGGAGGCGAATTCGGTCGTAACCCATTCAAACAGGGGGCCGATGGTCGCGATCACAACCCGAAAGGCTTTACCCACTTCCTGTGCGGCGGCGGTGTCAAACCTGGTTTTTCCTTTGGGGCGACCGATGAATTCGGGCATGAAGCGGTTGAGAACAAGGTCCACATGCACGACATGCACGCCACGCTGCTGCACCTGCTGGGAATCGATCATGAAAAGCTGACCTACCGACACGCCGGTCGCGACTTCCGCCTGACCGATGTGGAAGGTCGCATCGTACATGATCTGTTCGCCTGA
- a CDS encoding DUF1553 domain-containing protein, which translates to MAITALTFTNLQDLSAEEAPLKDHEVEFFETKIRPVLIKHCYECHAADAKSIRGGLLLDTRAGTLQGGDSGPSVVPGKPEESMLLESLRFESYEMPPSGKLSDEIIQDFETWIKMGAPDPRKGESKVVSQQIDLEQGRQFWSFQPVKQSNPPQVTEQAWKQSPIDAFIRSRQQALQPSELADRTTLVRRLYYDLTGLPPTPAQIDAYLNDTSEDATARLVDQLLDSPHFGERWGRYWLDVARFSQSTGGGRSLLYNSAWRYRNYVIDSFNEDKPFHQFIKEQIAGDLLDSDDFRERQDQLIATAFLLLGPTNYEQQDKEQLRMDVIDEQIQTIGRSFLGMTLGCARCHDHKFDPIPASDYYALAGILRSTKVLTPGNVSGWTKRPLPLPGQQEQARIEYEKALAQLTSEQKASQKELKQLKAELNTITLDDSSATLVGDWKQSTFYKDFIGKGYIHDQQQAKGKKLVKFTPRQLKSGRYDVQLAYNSAESRASRVPVTIKTATGQQTVYVNQRVQPTDGTFASLGKFDFRGTEEEEIVVSNEGTDGYVIVDAIRFVSIPVSASTSETESEVNPEYEQTLSKIKATQRKIKSIRDEIAERKQNAPPEVPEIMSVYEGEEPGDYHLLIRGNVHQLGKKVPRGFLTVAQTESAPSIPADASGRLQLAEWVASPENPLTARVYANRVWQHLFGAGLVRTVDNFGVRGETPSHPELLDYLAQRLIENGWSTKALIRDIVLSRTYRLSSHSTAAQRAADPDNRLLTHQNHRRLDAEAIRDTILFVSGDLDLKQHDQTVRPGTKSEYGYEFRNNYRSVYIPVFRNRLHELLAVFDFPDPNLSVGRRNTSTLSTQALYLMNNPFVMQQAEQIARRVNHDYPADQSARIDALFRIMLGRLPYATEKANAERFLELSQTETASEQIEAWTAFCQTMIACIDFRYIQ; encoded by the coding sequence ATGGCTATTACAGCATTAACATTCACGAACCTGCAGGATCTCTCCGCAGAAGAAGCCCCGCTCAAGGATCATGAAGTTGAATTCTTCGAAACGAAAATTCGACCGGTTCTGATCAAACACTGCTACGAATGTCACGCTGCGGATGCGAAATCGATTCGCGGCGGACTGTTGCTGGACACCCGCGCGGGAACCTTGCAGGGGGGCGATTCCGGCCCTTCTGTTGTCCCCGGGAAACCTGAAGAGAGCATGCTGCTCGAATCACTGCGGTTCGAGAGTTATGAAATGCCTCCGTCGGGGAAGCTCTCCGATGAAATCATTCAGGATTTCGAAACCTGGATCAAAATGGGGGCTCCCGATCCACGCAAAGGCGAAAGCAAGGTCGTCAGCCAGCAGATCGATCTCGAACAGGGTCGGCAGTTCTGGTCCTTCCAGCCTGTAAAGCAATCGAATCCTCCCCAGGTCACAGAACAGGCCTGGAAGCAGAGTCCCATCGATGCTTTCATTCGTTCCAGGCAGCAGGCTTTGCAGCCGTCGGAACTCGCTGATCGGACGACTCTGGTTCGCCGCCTGTATTATGACTTAACCGGTCTGCCACCGACTCCCGCCCAGATCGATGCGTACCTGAATGACACCAGTGAGGATGCAACGGCCCGCCTGGTCGACCAACTGCTGGATTCCCCCCATTTCGGTGAGCGCTGGGGCCGCTACTGGCTGGACGTGGCACGCTTCTCTCAGTCGACGGGCGGAGGTCGTTCTCTGCTCTACAACTCCGCCTGGCGATATCGCAACTATGTCATCGACTCTTTCAACGAGGACAAGCCGTTTCATCAGTTCATCAAGGAACAGATCGCCGGCGACCTGCTGGACTCAGATGACTTCCGCGAGCGTCAGGACCAACTCATTGCGACCGCCTTTCTGCTGCTGGGACCGACCAATTACGAACAGCAGGATAAAGAACAACTGCGGATGGACGTGATCGATGAGCAGATTCAGACCATCGGTCGATCCTTCCTCGGGATGACGCTTGGCTGTGCCCGTTGCCACGATCACAAGTTCGATCCCATTCCCGCCTCCGATTATTACGCCCTGGCCGGCATTCTCCGCAGCACCAAGGTGCTGACCCCCGGTAATGTTTCCGGCTGGACGAAACGCCCGTTGCCACTCCCGGGTCAGCAGGAACAGGCGCGAATCGAGTATGAGAAAGCTCTGGCACAACTCACGTCTGAGCAGAAAGCCAGCCAGAAAGAATTGAAACAACTGAAGGCGGAACTGAATACAATCACACTCGATGATTCGTCCGCGACCCTGGTCGGAGACTGGAAGCAATCCACCTTCTATAAAGACTTCATCGGCAAAGGCTACATCCATGACCAGCAACAGGCCAAAGGCAAAAAGCTGGTCAAATTCACGCCACGACAGCTCAAGTCAGGGCGTTACGATGTGCAACTGGCTTACAACTCCGCTGAGTCCCGCGCTTCGCGTGTGCCCGTCACCATCAAGACTGCAACCGGTCAGCAGACCGTGTATGTCAACCAGCGGGTACAACCGACGGATGGCACATTCGCCTCACTGGGTAAGTTTGACTTCCGGGGGACAGAAGAAGAAGAAATCGTTGTCTCGAATGAAGGCACCGATGGCTACGTGATTGTCGATGCGATCCGCTTCGTGTCGATTCCCGTCAGCGCCTCTACCAGCGAAACAGAATCGGAAGTCAATCCTGAATACGAGCAGACTTTAAGCAAGATCAAAGCCACGCAGCGTAAAATCAAATCCATTCGGGACGAGATTGCCGAACGCAAGCAGAACGCGCCTCCGGAAGTGCCGGAAATCATGTCGGTCTACGAAGGGGAGGAACCAGGTGATTACCATCTGCTGATTCGCGGGAATGTGCATCAACTGGGCAAGAAGGTCCCGCGCGGATTTCTCACTGTCGCCCAGACTGAGTCGGCTCCGTCGATTCCCGCTGATGCCAGCGGGCGTCTGCAACTGGCGGAATGGGTTGCCAGCCCGGAGAATCCACTGACCGCCCGCGTGTATGCGAATCGCGTCTGGCAGCATCTGTTCGGTGCCGGACTGGTGCGAACCGTGGACAACTTTGGAGTACGGGGAGAAACACCCTCGCACCCCGAACTGCTTGACTACCTGGCACAGCGTCTGATCGAAAACGGCTGGTCAACCAAGGCCCTGATTCGTGACATTGTTTTATCGCGAACCTATCGACTCTCCAGTCATTCTACGGCTGCACAGCGTGCTGCCGATCCGGACAATCGCCTGCTCACACATCAGAACCACCGTCGACTGGATGCTGAAGCGATTCGCGATACGATCCTGTTCGTCAGCGGTGACCTCGACCTCAAGCAGCACGATCAGACGGTTCGTCCCGGTACGAAATCAGAATACGGTTACGAGTTCAGGAACAATTACCGCAGTGTCTACATCCCGGTATTCCGCAATCGTCTGCACGAACTGCTGGCAGTGTTTGACTTCCCTGATCCCAATCTGTCCGTGGGTCGTCGAAATACAAGTACTCTGTCCACACAGGCGCTGTATCTGATGAATAACCCTTTCGTGATGCAGCAGGCCGAGCAGATCGCTCGGCGCGTGAATCACGACTATCCTGCCGATCAGTCAGCCCGCATTGACGCCTTATTCAGGATCATGCTGGGACGTCTGCCATACGCAACAGAGAAGGCAAATGCAGAGCGATTCCTGGAACTGTCGCAGACAGAAACCGCTTCGGAACAGATCGAAGCCTGGACCGCCTTCTGCCAGACCATGATTGCCTGTATTGATTTTCGCTACATTCAATAA
- a CDS encoding DUF1501 domain-containing protein, with protein MAVSMTCDGVKRRDFLKIGTLGFTGLTLSSYLRMVDAGEAKPKQATSAIFIELSGGPSHMDTFDLKPESSSEYRGEFKQIKTNVSGIEISEHLPKLASCMDKYALLRGVSHSVAAHALGREYVNTGSRPLPSLEYPGYGAVFTKEYPGPANLPPYVSIPNSTQKPGFLGVKYAPLNTGATPRPGQPFNVRGISLRSGLTVENIERRETLLRDIDQTFNSLEKNSQLIEGLDRFGQQAHAIITSKRARDAFDISKESPAFTKQFGESSFGQSCLLASRLVESGVRFVTVSMGGWDTHRNNWESLENRLLPPFDEGLSALFNGLAEKGLLETTAVYVTGEFGRTPKINTQRGGRDHYPRCMFMLMAGGMVKGGQVIGKSTANGTEPADAGRSPDDVAASFYHNLGIDFTREYHTNTGRPITIVRDGSVINELFS; from the coding sequence ATGGCCGTATCTATGACATGCGATGGAGTGAAGCGCCGCGACTTTTTGAAAATCGGGACGCTCGGTTTCACCGGGCTGACACTCTCCTCTTATCTGCGGATGGTGGATGCCGGCGAAGCAAAACCGAAGCAGGCGACTTCCGCCATCTTCATCGAGCTTTCCGGCGGTCCTTCTCACATGGATACTTTCGACCTCAAACCGGAATCATCCAGTGAATACCGGGGCGAATTCAAGCAGATCAAAACGAATGTGAGTGGCATCGAGATCTCCGAGCATCTGCCCAAACTGGCTTCCTGCATGGATAAGTACGCTCTGCTGCGGGGTGTCTCTCACTCCGTTGCCGCGCATGCTTTGGGTCGTGAATATGTCAACACCGGCAGCCGTCCGCTGCCTTCTCTGGAATACCCGGGATATGGTGCGGTCTTCACCAAGGAATATCCAGGACCGGCTAACCTGCCGCCTTATGTTTCGATTCCGAACTCCACTCAGAAACCAGGCTTCCTGGGAGTGAAGTACGCTCCGCTGAATACCGGTGCGACTCCTCGTCCCGGTCAGCCGTTCAACGTGCGTGGCATTTCACTGCGTTCAGGATTGACCGTCGAAAACATCGAACGCCGCGAGACACTGCTGCGGGATATCGACCAGACTTTCAACAGCCTGGAAAAGAATTCGCAGTTGATCGAAGGTCTGGATCGTTTTGGACAGCAGGCGCATGCCATTATCACTTCCAAGCGTGCCCGTGATGCCTTCGACATTTCGAAAGAATCGCCGGCATTCACGAAACAGTTCGGCGAATCAAGTTTTGGTCAGAGCTGTCTGCTGGCATCGCGGCTGGTGGAATCTGGCGTGCGGTTCGTCACGGTCTCCATGGGGGGCTGGGATACACACCGCAACAACTGGGAAAGCCTGGAAAACCGCCTGCTGCCTCCGTTCGATGAAGGGCTGTCTGCTCTGTTCAACGGACTGGCTGAAAAGGGTCTGCTGGAAACCACGGCAGTGTACGTCACCGGGGAATTCGGTCGTACCCCCAAGATCAACACTCAGCGTGGCGGACGGGATCACTATCCCCGTTGCATGTTCATGCTGATGGCAGGTGGCATGGTCAAAGGCGGCCAGGTCATCGGTAAAAGTACCGCCAATGGGACTGAGCCTGCTGACGCCGGTCGGTCTCCCGACGATGTTGCTGCTTCCTTCTACCACAACCTGGGGATTGACTTTACCCGGGAATACCACACGAACACCGGTCGTCCGATCACAATCGTACGCGATGGTTCCGTAATTAACGAACTGTTCAGCTAA
- a CDS encoding DUF1549 and DUF1553 domain-containing protein, producing MKSLKLYRSVYSLTAGMLALALFSLTATAAESDQVKQPVDQRYADESTQEVPQFQQHVVPLLGKLGCNGRACHGSFQGKGDFRLSLFGYDFVMDHKELTNAEADRVNMKEPGKSLIIQKPLNEIEHEGGKRFELNSWQHRLLTRWIAGGAQGVPKNAPKFDRLEVTPNAIQFSKEGETVQLKAVAVWSDGTRENVTPICRFQTNNEQIATINEEGLVTSNKPGDTHVVVFYDAGVIPVPVLQPVSDQYGDKYPQVAASTKVDKLVVNKLQKLGVVPADLCDDTEFLRRVSLDLSGTLPAPHEVEAFLKNTSPNKRAEKIDELLESPGYAAWWTTKLCDFTQNNYDDLINVAPVRDKPSQEWYDWIKKRVTDNVGYDDIVEGILLATSREKGEDFDQFTKNMNAIYQDKPGQDFADREHMPYYWARRNFRNPDDRVLGFAYTFLGIRIQCAQCHKHPFDQWTQNDFKEFRGFFTRVNFGVNPESRQEYAAMVEELGADKLRGNQLLRELNKQVNKGETVPFMEVYVPKARPANKNQNKNKNKKQRRQGRNQSPATAKLLGAEVVEINEMDDPRAALMEWLRRENNPFFAKAFVNRVWSAYFNRGIIEPADDLNLANPPSNAPLLDYLSREFVKHDYDMKWLHREIANSDTYQRSWKTNPTNELDEVNFSHYIPHRMPAEVLYDAIHQATASDDAIDSMKNSVGERAIGIAASGVRNRALRDKQYALTIFGRSTRESNCDCDRSVDPSLLQTMYIKNDNDVYSAINRSNSSWLFQVGQQLGAVEAKNAQKTRMNDRADQLKEQAQQLKQRVAQLKKQEDKKKQLQQAQKRLRTLTAELKKVRQNAGRAQNSPAKVQTLEEPISAEKTEEIITRTYLRSLSRYPTEQETESAKKYIEESKDKMAGIYDLIWAVLNTKEFMLNH from the coding sequence ATGAAATCACTCAAACTCTATCGTAGTGTTTACTCTCTCACAGCAGGTATGCTGGCACTGGCGCTGTTTTCCCTGACAGCGACCGCCGCAGAATCCGATCAGGTGAAACAGCCGGTCGATCAGCGGTATGCTGATGAGTCCACTCAGGAAGTTCCCCAGTTCCAGCAGCACGTCGTGCCTTTGTTGGGAAAACTGGGCTGTAACGGCCGCGCCTGTCACGGTTCGTTCCAGGGCAAAGGCGATTTCCGTCTGTCTCTGTTCGGTTACGACTTCGTCATGGACCACAAAGAGTTGACCAACGCCGAAGCTGACCGGGTCAACATGAAAGAGCCCGGCAAAAGCCTGATCATTCAGAAGCCTTTGAATGAAATTGAACACGAAGGGGGCAAACGTTTCGAGCTCAACAGCTGGCAGCATCGCCTGCTGACCCGCTGGATTGCCGGCGGCGCACAGGGAGTACCTAAAAACGCACCCAAGTTCGATCGCCTGGAAGTCACTCCAAATGCGATTCAGTTCAGCAAAGAAGGGGAGACCGTTCAGCTGAAAGCGGTTGCTGTCTGGTCTGATGGTACCCGTGAAAACGTGACACCCATCTGCCGCTTCCAGACGAACAACGAGCAGATCGCAACCATCAATGAAGAAGGTCTGGTCACTTCCAACAAACCAGGCGATACGCACGTGGTCGTGTTCTACGATGCCGGCGTGATTCCCGTTCCCGTACTGCAGCCCGTTTCCGATCAGTATGGCGACAAGTATCCACAGGTTGCTGCTTCAACCAAGGTCGACAAGCTGGTCGTCAACAAACTGCAGAAGCTGGGCGTGGTCCCCGCAGATCTCTGTGATGACACCGAGTTCCTCCGCCGCGTCAGCCTGGACCTGTCCGGAACCTTGCCTGCACCGCATGAAGTTGAAGCCTTCCTCAAGAATACCTCTCCCAACAAACGTGCTGAAAAAATCGACGAGTTGCTGGAAAGCCCCGGCTACGCTGCCTGGTGGACGACAAAGCTCTGTGATTTCACCCAGAACAACTATGACGATCTGATCAATGTCGCTCCTGTTCGCGACAAACCGAGCCAGGAATGGTACGACTGGATTAAAAAACGCGTTACAGACAACGTTGGCTATGACGACATTGTCGAAGGCATCCTGCTGGCCACCAGCCGCGAAAAAGGGGAAGACTTCGATCAGTTCACCAAGAACATGAACGCCATTTACCAGGACAAACCGGGACAGGATTTCGCTGATCGCGAGCACATGCCTTACTACTGGGCCCGGCGGAATTTCCGTAACCCAGACGACCGGGTACTCGGCTTCGCCTATACCTTCCTGGGGATTCGCATTCAATGTGCCCAGTGCCATAAGCACCCCTTTGACCAGTGGACCCAGAACGACTTCAAAGAATTCCGCGGCTTCTTTACCCGCGTCAACTTCGGCGTCAATCCTGAGTCACGCCAGGAATATGCGGCGATGGTCGAAGAACTGGGCGCAGACAAGCTCCGCGGTAACCAGTTACTCCGCGAGCTGAATAAACAGGTTAACAAAGGGGAAACCGTACCTTTCATGGAAGTGTATGTTCCCAAGGCCCGTCCTGCGAACAAGAATCAAAATAAGAACAAAAACAAAAAACAGCGTCGACAGGGACGCAACCAGAGCCCGGCTACCGCCAAGCTTCTGGGAGCCGAAGTCGTCGAGATCAACGAAATGGATGATCCCCGCGCTGCGTTGATGGAATGGTTACGTCGGGAAAATAACCCATTCTTCGCGAAAGCATTCGTGAACCGTGTCTGGTCTGCCTATTTCAACCGGGGCATCATTGAACCGGCTGATGACCTGAACCTGGCCAATCCTCCGAGCAATGCTCCACTGCTGGATTACCTTTCTCGTGAATTCGTGAAACACGATTACGACATGAAATGGCTGCATCGGGAGATCGCCAACAGCGACACCTACCAGCGCAGCTGGAAAACCAACCCGACCAACGAACTCGATGAAGTCAACTTCAGCCACTACATTCCTCACCGGATGCCGGCGGAAGTGCTCTACGATGCGATTCACCAGGCAACCGCTTCGGATGATGCCATCGACAGCATGAAGAACAGTGTCGGCGAACGGGCTATCGGCATCGCAGCTTCGGGTGTCCGTAACCGGGCTCTCCGCGACAAGCAATACGCGTTGACAATCTTCGGACGCTCGACACGGGAAAGCAACTGTGACTGCGATCGCTCTGTCGATCCCAGCCTGCTGCAGACCATGTACATCAAGAACGACAACGATGTGTATTCCGCCATCAACCGCTCCAACAGCAGCTGGCTGTTCCAGGTGGGACAGCAACTGGGAGCCGTTGAAGCTAAGAATGCTCAGAAAACTCGCATGAACGACCGTGCCGATCAGCTCAAAGAGCAGGCTCAGCAGTTGAAACAGCGGGTTGCCCAGCTCAAGAAGCAGGAAGATAAGAAAAAGCAGCTGCAACAGGCACAGAAGCGTCTGCGAACTCTGACTGCAGAACTGAAGAAAGTCCGACAGAACGCAGGTCGTGCCCAGAACAGTCCGGCCAAGGTGCAAACCCTGGAAGAACCGATCTCCGCAGAGAAAACCGAAGAGATCATCACCCGGACATACCTGCGGAGCCTGAGCCGTTATCCCACGGAACAGGAAACCGAGTCTGCGAAGAAGTACATCGAAGAATCGAAAGACAAAATGGCTGGTATTTACGACCTGATCTGGGCCGTACTGAATACCAAAGAATTCATGCTGAATCACTAA
- a CDS encoding RNA polymerase sigma factor — protein sequence MATGNDGKLAPEIVHQLFETHAGELRAFLTGMLRNHDLADEAFQLTFSKALQSGGQSREETRKGWLFRVAYHEAMALIRRDKVHRKSLNDLSQMTSQFWDEAPDQRLLDHENQEQIRQALESLPDNQRVIVIARIYDNKTFKEISEEQEIPLGTVLTRMRLAIQTLSRQLNSPSDDS from the coding sequence TTGGCCACCGGTAACGATGGCAAGCTCGCCCCCGAGATCGTCCATCAACTGTTTGAGACTCATGCAGGCGAATTGCGCGCTTTTTTGACGGGTATGCTCCGCAACCATGATCTGGCAGATGAAGCATTCCAGCTTACCTTTTCCAAAGCACTCCAGTCAGGAGGTCAGTCTCGGGAAGAGACCCGCAAGGGCTGGTTGTTTCGTGTCGCCTACCATGAAGCGATGGCCCTTATCCGTCGCGATAAAGTCCACAGGAAGTCACTGAACGATCTCAGCCAGATGACCAGCCAGTTCTGGGACGAGGCACCAGATCAGCGACTTCTGGATCACGAAAACCAGGAACAGATCCGACAGGCCCTTGAAAGCCTGCCAGACAACCAGCGGGTGATTGTCATCGCCCGGATTTACGATAACAAGACTTTCAAAGAGATCTCGGAAGAACAGGAGATTCCTTTGGGAACTGTGCTCACCAGAATGAGGCTCGCGATTCAAACACTGTCCCGGCAATTGAACTCACCTTCAGATGATTCCTGA
- a CDS encoding molybdopterin oxidoreductase family protein, with translation MSIIDQSKLSSLIHQKEGHLTRELLLSPGGFGLGKVPEKNLPDATTQMVCGFCGTGCNLNIHLKNGEGVCISPTTEYPVNLGMACPKGWEALSVLDSPDRAVSPLVKKSPNHWEPVDWDSALSLFTSKFKAIQEKHGDESVAFLSTGQMVTEEMAFLGALAKFGMGMVHGDGNTRQCMASAVTAYKQSFGFDAPPFTYQDLEESDVLVFVGANPCIAHPIMWERVMRNPHSPQIVVVDPRKTETAMQSTLHLQIAPKSDMPLFYGIAQLLIQKGYVDADYVREHTEDFDDFKAHVRDYPLERITTETDVSQEKIEQLVELIHTGKRVSFWWTMGVNQSYQGVRTAQAIINLALMTGNIGRPGTGPNSITGQCNAMGSRLFSNTTNLLGGHDFLNDRHRAKVADILDIPVDRIPAENSLPYHKIMEGILAGKIKGLWVICTNPAHSWINQGQARDILDRLDFLVVQDMYHTTETARHADLILPAAGWGEKEGTFINAERRIGRVKRIKRAPGQALSDFSIFKLIAQYWGCGEMFSQWSSPAEVFQLMKKLSAGQACDFSGIEDYTAIEEQGGIQWPFAASETEPPQQQRRLFEDGRYFHENGRARFVFSEPTRMPEAPSEQYPFVLLTGRGTASQWHTQTRTRNSDVLRKLYPNRIYVEINPEDAQKHSVQPNDLIFVESQRGRLKARAFITQSVQPGQLFIPMHYEETNQLTDAVFDPHSSQPSYKCCAVRIINE, from the coding sequence ATGTCGATAATCGATCAATCAAAATTAAGCTCTCTGATTCATCAGAAAGAGGGCCATCTCACCCGGGAATTACTGCTCTCACCCGGCGGCTTCGGTCTGGGCAAAGTCCCTGAGAAAAACTTACCCGATGCGACTACTCAAATGGTCTGTGGCTTCTGCGGCACCGGATGTAATCTGAATATTCATCTGAAAAACGGCGAAGGGGTCTGCATCAGTCCCACGACCGAATATCCTGTCAACCTGGGCATGGCCTGTCCCAAAGGCTGGGAAGCACTGTCGGTACTTGATTCGCCGGATCGGGCCGTCAGTCCGCTGGTGAAAAAGTCCCCCAATCACTGGGAACCGGTCGACTGGGATTCCGCACTGAGCCTGTTTACCAGTAAGTTCAAAGCCATCCAGGAAAAGCATGGCGATGAATCGGTCGCGTTCCTGAGTACCGGTCAGATGGTCACCGAGGAAATGGCTTTCCTGGGCGCGCTGGCCAAATTTGGGATGGGCATGGTACATGGAGACGGCAATACGCGTCAGTGCATGGCTTCCGCGGTGACCGCCTATAAGCAGTCCTTCGGCTTCGATGCACCACCATTCACTTACCAGGACCTCGAAGAATCAGACGTACTGGTTTTTGTGGGCGCGAATCCCTGTATCGCGCATCCGATCATGTGGGAACGTGTGATGCGGAACCCCCATTCGCCGCAGATCGTTGTTGTCGACCCGCGGAAGACGGAAACCGCGATGCAGTCGACATTGCATCTGCAGATCGCACCCAAGTCAGACATGCCTCTGTTTTACGGGATTGCCCAGTTGCTGATTCAGAAGGGCTATGTCGACGCGGACTACGTGCGCGAACATACGGAAGACTTCGACGATTTCAAAGCCCATGTGCGCGATTATCCATTAGAACGTATCACAACAGAAACCGACGTCAGCCAGGAAAAGATCGAACAGCTGGTCGAACTGATTCACACAGGCAAACGGGTATCGTTCTGGTGGACTATGGGGGTCAATCAGAGTTACCAGGGAGTACGCACCGCCCAGGCGATCATCAACCTGGCATTGATGACGGGAAACATCGGTCGGCCCGGAACTGGTCCTAATTCGATTACCGGTCAATGCAATGCGATGGGATCGCGTCTTTTCAGTAATACAACCAACCTGCTGGGTGGTCACGATTTCCTGAATGACCGCCATCGGGCGAAGGTGGCTGATATTCTTGACATTCCCGTGGATCGGATTCCCGCTGAGAACAGTCTGCCTTACCATAAGATCATGGAAGGGATTCTGGCGGGTAAAATCAAAGGCCTGTGGGTCATCTGCACGAACCCCGCGCATTCCTGGATCAACCAGGGACAGGCCCGCGACATTCTGGACCGGCTCGATTTCCTGGTAGTACAGGATATGTATCACACCACCGAAACGGCGCGCCATGCCGACCTGATCCTGCCCGCAGCAGGCTGGGGCGAGAAAGAGGGGACCTTCATTAACGCAGAACGTCGCATCGGTCGGGTCAAACGCATCAAGCGGGCACCAGGACAGGCGTTGTCTGATTTCTCTATCTTCAAACTGATCGCCCAGTACTGGGGCTGTGGTGAGATGTTCTCGCAGTGGAGTTCTCCCGCGGAAGTTTTCCAGTTGATGAAAAAGCTGAGTGCCGGCCAGGCCTGTGATTTCTCCGGGATCGAAGACTATACCGCCATCGAAGAGCAGGGGGGAATCCAGTGGCCGTTTGCAGCCAGTGAAACAGAACCACCACAACAGCAACGCAGACTGTTCGAGGATGGTCGCTACTTTCACGAGAATGGTCGGGCGCGGTTTGTCTTTTCTGAACCGACCAGGATGCCGGAAGCGCCCAGCGAACAGTATCCCTTCGTCTTATTGACGGGACGGGGCACTGCCTCCCAGTGGCACACACAGACCCGCACACGGAATTCCGATGTCTTGCGGAAGCTGTATCCCAATCGAATCTATGTTGAGATCAATCCGGAGGATGCGCAGAAGCACTCCGTTCAACCCAATGACCTGATCTTTGTGGAGTCACAACGCGGTCGTCTGAAAGCTCGCGCGTTTATTACCCAGTCGGTCCAACCGGGACAGCTTTTCATCCCCATGCATTATGAAGAGACCAACCAGTTGACCGATGCCGTCTTCGACCCGCACTCCAGTCAGCCTTCCTATAAATGTTGTGCTGTGCGAATTATTAATGAGTGA